From one Lotus japonicus ecotype B-129 chromosome 3, LjGifu_v1.2 genomic stretch:
- the LOC130743334 gene encoding probable NOT transcription complex subunit VIP2 isoform X2, translating to MSGLLNSSLNGSASNLPDGTGRSFATSFSGQSGVASPVFHHSGTIQGLHNIHGSFNVPNMPNTLTSRNLTINPTGGVQQPTANLSSGRFASNNLPVALSQLSHGSSHGHSGVNSRGGLGVSPILGNAGSRITSSMGNMVGGGNIGRISSGGLSVSGLASRLNLSGGSGSGGIGVPGQNRLMSGVLPQGSPQVMSMLGNSYPSAGGQLSQSHVQALNNLNSMGMLNDLHSGDSSPFDINEFPQLTSRPSSAGGSQGQLGSLRKQGLGGGPIGQQNQEFRIESEDFPALPGYKGGSADFAMDMHQKEQLHDNPVSMMQSQHFPMGRSTGFSLGGSYSSHRSQQQQQHAPSVSSSGVSFSPVNSQDLLHLHGSDIFPSSHSTYHSQTSGPPGIGIRPPNSPNTISGVGSYDQLIQQYQQHQNQSQFRFQQMSAANQSFRDQSMKSMQTVQSSPDPFGLLGLLSVIRMSDPDLTSLALGVDLTTLGLNLNSSENLHKTFASPWSDEPAKSDPEFTVLQCYNAKQPPALHQGYFSKFSVETLFYIFYSMPRDEAQLYAAHELYKRGWFYHKEHRLWFIRVPNMEPLVKTNAYERGSYHCFDPSSFKTVQKDNFVLYYEMVEKRPLA from the exons ATGTCGGGCTTACTTAAT TCTTCTCTGAACGGATCTGCGTCAAATCTTCCAGATGGTACGGGGCGGTCTTTTGCGACGTCTTTCTCTGGTCAGTCGGGTGTAGCCTCCCCAGTTTTTCATCACTCTG GAACTATTCAGGGGTTGCACAATATTCACGGGAGCTTTAATGTTCCCAACATGCCGAATACACTTACATCAAGAAACTTAACAATAAATCCTACTGGAGGGGTTCAACAACCTACAGCGAATCTTTCTAGTGGAAGATTTGCGTCAAATAATCTACCAGTTGCTTTGTCACAG CTTTCTCATGGAAGTTCCCATGGACATTCAGGAGTCAACAGTAGAGGAG GGTTGGGAGTATCCCCAATTTTGGGAAATGCAGGTTCTCGAATCACAAGTTCTATGGGAAATATGGTTGGTGGAGGGAACATTGGGAGGATAAGCTCTGGAGGATTGTCTGTTTCTGGTCTTGCTTCACGTTTAAATTTAAGTGGAGGCAGTGGATCTGGTGGCATAGGTGTACCAGGACAAAATCGTTTAATGAGTGGTGTGCTTCCACAAG GATCACCACAAGTAATGTCAATGTTAGGAAATTCTTATCCTAGTGCTGGAGGTCAGCTTTCACAAAGCCATGTTCAAGCATTAAATAACTTGAACTCTATGGGCATGTTGAATGATTTGCATTCCGGTGACAGTTCTCCTTTTGACATCAATGAGTTCCCTCAACTAACAAGTCGTCCTAGTTCTGCTGGTGGGTCTCAGGGACAGTTGG GTTCTTTACGAAAACAGGGTCTGGGAGGAGGCCCCATTGGCCAACAAAATCAAGAGTTTAGAATTGAAAGTGAAGATTTCCCAGCTTTACCAGGATACAAAG GCGGCAGTGCAGATTTTGCTATGGATATGCACCAAAAAGAACAACTTCATGACAATCCTGTGTCAATGATGCAATCGCAGCATTTCCCT ATGGGTAGGTCTACTGGTTTCAGTTTGGGGGGATCATACTCATCACATCGTTCACAGCAACAACAGCAGCATGCTCCTTCAGTCAGTAGCAGTGGGGTCTCTTTTTCACCTGTAAACAGCCAAGATCTTCTCCACCTGCATGGATCGGATATTTTTCCATCTTCGCACTCTACTTATCATTCACAG ACCAGCGGACCTCCTGGAATTGGAATAAGGCCTCCAAATTCTCCAAATACAATTTCTGGTGTGGGATCATATGACCAGCTCATCCAGCAATATCAACAACACCAGAACCAATCCCAGTTCCGCTTTCAGCAAATGTCAGCTGCAAATCAGTCTTTTAGGGATCAGAGCATGAAGTCTATGCAAACTGTGCAATCTAGTCCAGATCCATTTGGTTTGCTTGGCTTGTTAAGTGTGATCAGGATGAGCGATCCTGATCTGACATCTCTTGCTCTCGGAGTTGATCTTACAACACTAGGGTTGAATTTGAATTCATCAGAAAATCTTCACAAGACTTTTGCGTCTCCGTGGTCTGACGAACCAGCTAAGAGTGATCCAGAGTTCACTGTGCTACAATGTTATAATGCTAAACAACCTCCCGCCCTGCAC CAAGGATATTTTTCAAAGTTCTCTGTGGAaacattattttatatattttacag CATGCCTAGAGATGAAGCACAACTATATGCAGCACATGAACT TTACAAACGGGGCTGGTTTTATCACAAAGAACATCGTTTGTGGTTTATAAGAGTTCCCAACATGGAGCCACTTGTCAAAACAAACGCCTACGAGAGAGGATCTTACCATTGTTTTGATCCAAGCAGTTTTAAAACGGTCCAGAAG GATAATTTTGTTCTCTATTATGAAATGGTGGAAAAGAGACCCCTGGCTTAA
- the LOC130743334 gene encoding probable NOT transcription complex subunit VIP2 isoform X1: MSGLLNSSLNGSASNLPDGTGRSFATSFSGQSGVASPVFHHSGTIQGLHNIHGSFNVPNMPNTLTSRNLTINPTGGVQQPTANLSSGRFASNNLPVALSQLSHGSSHGHSGVNSRGGISVVGNPGFNTSSNGVTGSIPGILPTSAAIGNRNAVPGLGVSPILGNAGSRITSSMGNMVGGGNIGRISSGGLSVSGLASRLNLSGGSGSGGIGVPGQNRLMSGVLPQGSPQVMSMLGNSYPSAGGQLSQSHVQALNNLNSMGMLNDLHSGDSSPFDINEFPQLTSRPSSAGGSQGQLGSLRKQGLGGGPIGQQNQEFRIESEDFPALPGYKGGSADFAMDMHQKEQLHDNPVSMMQSQHFPMGRSTGFSLGGSYSSHRSQQQQQHAPSVSSSGVSFSPVNSQDLLHLHGSDIFPSSHSTYHSQTSGPPGIGIRPPNSPNTISGVGSYDQLIQQYQQHQNQSQFRFQQMSAANQSFRDQSMKSMQTVQSSPDPFGLLGLLSVIRMSDPDLTSLALGVDLTTLGLNLNSSENLHKTFASPWSDEPAKSDPEFTVLQCYNAKQPPALHQGYFSKFSVETLFYIFYSMPRDEAQLYAAHELYKRGWFYHKEHRLWFIRVPNMEPLVKTNAYERGSYHCFDPSSFKTVQKDNFVLYYEMVEKRPLA; the protein is encoded by the exons ATGTCGGGCTTACTTAAT TCTTCTCTGAACGGATCTGCGTCAAATCTTCCAGATGGTACGGGGCGGTCTTTTGCGACGTCTTTCTCTGGTCAGTCGGGTGTAGCCTCCCCAGTTTTTCATCACTCTG GAACTATTCAGGGGTTGCACAATATTCACGGGAGCTTTAATGTTCCCAACATGCCGAATACACTTACATCAAGAAACTTAACAATAAATCCTACTGGAGGGGTTCAACAACCTACAGCGAATCTTTCTAGTGGAAGATTTGCGTCAAATAATCTACCAGTTGCTTTGTCACAG CTTTCTCATGGAAGTTCCCATGGACATTCAGGAGTCAACAGTAGAGGAGGTATAAGTGTTGTCGGAAACCCTGGATTTAATACTAGCTCAAATGGAGTTACTGGTTCTATTCCTGGGATTCTTCCAACTTCTGCTGCAATTGGTAACAGAAATGCTGTTCCAGGGTTGGGAGTATCCCCAATTTTGGGAAATGCAGGTTCTCGAATCACAAGTTCTATGGGAAATATGGTTGGTGGAGGGAACATTGGGAGGATAAGCTCTGGAGGATTGTCTGTTTCTGGTCTTGCTTCACGTTTAAATTTAAGTGGAGGCAGTGGATCTGGTGGCATAGGTGTACCAGGACAAAATCGTTTAATGAGTGGTGTGCTTCCACAAG GATCACCACAAGTAATGTCAATGTTAGGAAATTCTTATCCTAGTGCTGGAGGTCAGCTTTCACAAAGCCATGTTCAAGCATTAAATAACTTGAACTCTATGGGCATGTTGAATGATTTGCATTCCGGTGACAGTTCTCCTTTTGACATCAATGAGTTCCCTCAACTAACAAGTCGTCCTAGTTCTGCTGGTGGGTCTCAGGGACAGTTGG GTTCTTTACGAAAACAGGGTCTGGGAGGAGGCCCCATTGGCCAACAAAATCAAGAGTTTAGAATTGAAAGTGAAGATTTCCCAGCTTTACCAGGATACAAAG GCGGCAGTGCAGATTTTGCTATGGATATGCACCAAAAAGAACAACTTCATGACAATCCTGTGTCAATGATGCAATCGCAGCATTTCCCT ATGGGTAGGTCTACTGGTTTCAGTTTGGGGGGATCATACTCATCACATCGTTCACAGCAACAACAGCAGCATGCTCCTTCAGTCAGTAGCAGTGGGGTCTCTTTTTCACCTGTAAACAGCCAAGATCTTCTCCACCTGCATGGATCGGATATTTTTCCATCTTCGCACTCTACTTATCATTCACAG ACCAGCGGACCTCCTGGAATTGGAATAAGGCCTCCAAATTCTCCAAATACAATTTCTGGTGTGGGATCATATGACCAGCTCATCCAGCAATATCAACAACACCAGAACCAATCCCAGTTCCGCTTTCAGCAAATGTCAGCTGCAAATCAGTCTTTTAGGGATCAGAGCATGAAGTCTATGCAAACTGTGCAATCTAGTCCAGATCCATTTGGTTTGCTTGGCTTGTTAAGTGTGATCAGGATGAGCGATCCTGATCTGACATCTCTTGCTCTCGGAGTTGATCTTACAACACTAGGGTTGAATTTGAATTCATCAGAAAATCTTCACAAGACTTTTGCGTCTCCGTGGTCTGACGAACCAGCTAAGAGTGATCCAGAGTTCACTGTGCTACAATGTTATAATGCTAAACAACCTCCCGCCCTGCAC CAAGGATATTTTTCAAAGTTCTCTGTGGAaacattattttatatattttacag CATGCCTAGAGATGAAGCACAACTATATGCAGCACATGAACT TTACAAACGGGGCTGGTTTTATCACAAAGAACATCGTTTGTGGTTTATAAGAGTTCCCAACATGGAGCCACTTGTCAAAACAAACGCCTACGAGAGAGGATCTTACCATTGTTTTGATCCAAGCAGTTTTAAAACGGTCCAGAAG GATAATTTTGTTCTCTATTATGAAATGGTGGAAAAGAGACCCCTGGCTTAA
- the LOC130743334 gene encoding probable NOT transcription complex subunit VIP2 isoform X3 gives MSGLLNSSLNGSASNLPDGTGRSFATSFSGQSGVASPVFHHSGTIQGLHNIHGSFNVPNMPNTLTSRNLTINPTGGVQQPTANLSSGRFASNNLPVALSQLSHGSSHGHSGVNSRGGISVVGNPGFNTSSNGVTGSIPGILPTSAAIGNRNAVPGLGVSPILGNAGSRITSSMGNMVGGGNIGRISSGGLSVSGLASRLNLSGGSGSGGIGVPGQNRLMSGVLPQGGSADFAMDMHQKEQLHDNPVSMMQSQHFPMGRSTGFSLGGSYSSHRSQQQQQHAPSVSSSGVSFSPVNSQDLLHLHGSDIFPSSHSTYHSQTSGPPGIGIRPPNSPNTISGVGSYDQLIQQYQQHQNQSQFRFQQMSAANQSFRDQSMKSMQTVQSSPDPFGLLGLLSVIRMSDPDLTSLALGVDLTTLGLNLNSSENLHKTFASPWSDEPAKSDPEFTVLQCYNAKQPPALHQGYFSKFSVETLFYIFYSMPRDEAQLYAAHELYKRGWFYHKEHRLWFIRVPNMEPLVKTNAYERGSYHCFDPSSFKTVQKDNFVLYYEMVEKRPLA, from the exons ATGTCGGGCTTACTTAAT TCTTCTCTGAACGGATCTGCGTCAAATCTTCCAGATGGTACGGGGCGGTCTTTTGCGACGTCTTTCTCTGGTCAGTCGGGTGTAGCCTCCCCAGTTTTTCATCACTCTG GAACTATTCAGGGGTTGCACAATATTCACGGGAGCTTTAATGTTCCCAACATGCCGAATACACTTACATCAAGAAACTTAACAATAAATCCTACTGGAGGGGTTCAACAACCTACAGCGAATCTTTCTAGTGGAAGATTTGCGTCAAATAATCTACCAGTTGCTTTGTCACAG CTTTCTCATGGAAGTTCCCATGGACATTCAGGAGTCAACAGTAGAGGAGGTATAAGTGTTGTCGGAAACCCTGGATTTAATACTAGCTCAAATGGAGTTACTGGTTCTATTCCTGGGATTCTTCCAACTTCTGCTGCAATTGGTAACAGAAATGCTGTTCCAGGGTTGGGAGTATCCCCAATTTTGGGAAATGCAGGTTCTCGAATCACAAGTTCTATGGGAAATATGGTTGGTGGAGGGAACATTGGGAGGATAAGCTCTGGAGGATTGTCTGTTTCTGGTCTTGCTTCACGTTTAAATTTAAGTGGAGGCAGTGGATCTGGTGGCATAGGTGTACCAGGACAAAATCGTTTAATGAGTGGTGTGCTTCCACAAG GCGGCAGTGCAGATTTTGCTATGGATATGCACCAAAAAGAACAACTTCATGACAATCCTGTGTCAATGATGCAATCGCAGCATTTCCCT ATGGGTAGGTCTACTGGTTTCAGTTTGGGGGGATCATACTCATCACATCGTTCACAGCAACAACAGCAGCATGCTCCTTCAGTCAGTAGCAGTGGGGTCTCTTTTTCACCTGTAAACAGCCAAGATCTTCTCCACCTGCATGGATCGGATATTTTTCCATCTTCGCACTCTACTTATCATTCACAG ACCAGCGGACCTCCTGGAATTGGAATAAGGCCTCCAAATTCTCCAAATACAATTTCTGGTGTGGGATCATATGACCAGCTCATCCAGCAATATCAACAACACCAGAACCAATCCCAGTTCCGCTTTCAGCAAATGTCAGCTGCAAATCAGTCTTTTAGGGATCAGAGCATGAAGTCTATGCAAACTGTGCAATCTAGTCCAGATCCATTTGGTTTGCTTGGCTTGTTAAGTGTGATCAGGATGAGCGATCCTGATCTGACATCTCTTGCTCTCGGAGTTGATCTTACAACACTAGGGTTGAATTTGAATTCATCAGAAAATCTTCACAAGACTTTTGCGTCTCCGTGGTCTGACGAACCAGCTAAGAGTGATCCAGAGTTCACTGTGCTACAATGTTATAATGCTAAACAACCTCCCGCCCTGCAC CAAGGATATTTTTCAAAGTTCTCTGTGGAaacattattttatatattttacag CATGCCTAGAGATGAAGCACAACTATATGCAGCACATGAACT TTACAAACGGGGCTGGTTTTATCACAAAGAACATCGTTTGTGGTTTATAAGAGTTCCCAACATGGAGCCACTTGTCAAAACAAACGCCTACGAGAGAGGATCTTACCATTGTTTTGATCCAAGCAGTTTTAAAACGGTCCAGAAG GATAATTTTGTTCTCTATTATGAAATGGTGGAAAAGAGACCCCTGGCTTAA
- the LOC130743335 gene encoding ankyrin repeat-containing protein At5g02620 has translation MAAPVSTPRKKMTKQLTGKRDDTPLHSAARAGNLAVLKDTLTGIEEDELHELLARQNQDGETALYVAAEYGYVDVVREMIQYYDLADAGIKARNGFDAFHIAAKQGDLDLLKILMEAHPELSMTVDPSNTTALHTAATQGHTEIVKFLLEAGSSLATIARSNGKTALHSAARNGHVEVVKALLEKEPGVATRTDKKGQTALHMAVKGQNLEVVEELIKADPSTVNMVDNKGNTALHIATRKARTQIAKMLLEHKETNTKAVNRSGETAVDTAEKMGNQDVKAILLEHGVQSAKAIKPQGTSTARELKQTVSDIKHEVHYQLEHTRQTRKRVQGIAKRINKMHTEGLNNAINSTTVVAVLIATVAFAAIFTVPGQFVDDPKNIPPGMSLGEANIAPQAPFIIFFIFDSIALFISLAVVVVQTSVVVIESKAKKQMMAIINKLMWLACVLVSVAFLALSFVVVGKEEKWLAIGVTIIGTTIMATTLGTMCYWVIRHRIEASNLRNIRKSSLESKSRSFSQPALSDSELLNNEFKKMYAI, from the exons ATGGCTGCGCCTGTAAGCACCCCTAGGAAAAAAATGACCAAACAATTGACAGGAAAAAGGGATGATACCCCTTTGCATTCTGCAGCAAGAGCAGGGAATCTGGCTGTGCTGAAGGATACCCTTACCGGTATCGAAGAGGATGAACTTCATGAGTTATTGGCCAGGCAGAATCAAGATGGAGAAACAGCGCTTTATGTGGCTGCTGAATATGGTTATGTTGATGTAGTCAGGGAGATGATTCAGTATTATGATCTTGCTGATGCTGGGATCAAAGCAAGGAATGGTTTTGATGCATTTCACATTGCTGCCAAACAAGGGGATTTAG ATTTACTGAAGATCCTTATGGAGGCTCATCCTGAATTGTCAATGACTGTGGACCCATCCAACACCACAGCTTTGCACACTGCTGCAACACAAGGGCATACTGAGATAGTGAAGTTCCTTTTGGAAGCAGGAAGTAGCCTTGCAACCATTGCAAGAAGTAATGGGAAAACAGCTCTGCATTCTGCTGCGAGAAATGGGCATGTGGAGGTTGTGAAAGCGCTTCTTGAGAAGGAGCCTGGAGTTGCAACACGGACCGATAAGAAGGGCCAGACAGCGCTTCACATGGCAGTGAAGGGACAGAATCTTGAGGTGGTGGAGGAATTGATAAAAGCAGATCCCTCGACAGTAAACATGGTAGATAATAAGGGAAACACAGCATTGCATATAGCAACCAGGAAAGCCAGGACCCAG ATTGCAAAGATGCTTCTCGAACATAAGGAAACAAATACAAAAGCTGTTAATAGATCTGGTGAAACTGCTGTAGACACCGCTGAGAAAATGGGGAACCAAGATGTCAAAGCCATTTTGTTGGAACACGGTGTTCAGAGTGCCAAAGCCATAAAGCCACAAGGTACTTCTACAGCCCGTGAATTGAAACAAACCGTTAGTGACATAAAGCACGAGGTCCATTACCAGTTGGAACACACGCGCCAAACCAGAAAACGTGTTCAAGGAATCGCGAAGCGCATCAACAAGATGCACACAGAAGGGCTCAACAATGCAATCAACTCCACAACTGTGGTAGCAGTCCTAATTGCCACTGTTGCCTTTGCTGCTATTTTCACAGTCCCTGGCCAATTTGTTGATGACCCAAAAAACATTCCTCCTGGGATGTCTCTTGGTGAAGCAAACATAGCCCCTCAAGCTCCGtttatcattttcttcatctttgATTCGATCGCGCTCTTCATTTCgctggcagtggtggtggtgcagACCTCGGTCGTGGTTATTGAAAGCAAAGCAAAGAAGCAGATGATGGCCATCATCAACAAGCTAATGTGGCTGGCTTGTGTGCTTGTTTCAGTGGCCTTCTTGGCACTGTCTTTTGTGGTGGTAGGAAAGGAAGAGAAGTGGCTGGCAATTGGAGTTACCATTATAGGGACAACCATAATGGCAACCACGTTGGGAACCATGTGTTACTGGGTCATTAGGCATCGCATTGAGGCCTCAAATTTGAGGAACATTCGGAAATCTTCATTGGAAAGCAAGTCAAGGTCTTTTTCACAGCCTGCTCTTTCAGATTCAGAGCTACTTAACAATGAGTTTAAGAAAATGTATGCAATTTAG